One Prunus dulcis chromosome 7, ALMONDv2, whole genome shotgun sequence DNA segment encodes these proteins:
- the LOC117635138 gene encoding uncharacterized protein LOC117635138, producing the protein MDPENIDWGSIESVFVEDETYENFEAPKWVDLSSPDELIGHEAWFCGPDCNHPKATEDFLKSARNLKVKLLRSLSISEILPFRERNRRDVKVKRVEIKPPLAAAEFPETKTENLNSLCNVYEESENKNPNFPPLVPLSKTKTTKAPMNPSNVKKKAVDESSHGSSNFGRKPQLKSTFSASNLLGGRAMLNQITEFCAELKKLARRGSRKGGSSERVGLKERFRERIPLIVTEGKV; encoded by the exons ATGGACCCAGAAAACATTGATTGGGGCAGCATAGAATCTGTGTTCGTCGAAGATGAGACGTACGAGAACTTCGAAGCGCCGAAGTGGGTCGACCTCTCCAGCCCAGATGAGCTCATTGGCCATGAAGCCTGGTTCTGCGGTCCTG ATTGCAACCATCCGAAGGCGACTGAGGATTTTCTCAAATCAGCACGTAATCTAAAG GTGAAGCTTCTAAGATCTTTATCCATTTCTGAAATCCTTCCTTTTAGGGAAAGGAATCGGAG AGATGTGAAGGTAAAACGGGTAGAAATCAAACCACCTTTAGCTGCAGCAGAGTTTCCCGAGACGAAGACcgaaaatttgaattctttaTGCAATGTGTACGAAGAGAGTGAGAACAAGAATCCCAACTTCCCACCTCTGGTTCCGCTTTCGAAAACCAAAACAACGAAGGCTCCAATGAATCCAAGCAATGTGAAGAAGAAAGCAGTGGATGAATCATCTCATGGTTCATCAAATTTTGGTAGGAAACCGCAGCTAAAGAGTACTTTCTCCGCCAGTAATTTACTTGGCGGGCGGGCAATGTTGAATCAAATCACGGAATTTTGTGCGGAATTGAAGAAATTGGCAAGACGGGGTTCGAGAAAAGGTGGATCATCTGAGAGAGTTGGTTTGAAGGAGAGGTTTAGAGAGAGGATCCCTCTGATTGTTACAGAAGGGAAGGTCTAA
- the LOC117635806 gene encoding major pollen allergen Ole e 1-like, which yields MEKYSSTFALVSALCFSALLGFACCENPDSIYVIGLVYCDNCHVGFPTTSSKVIEGAEVHLECSDNKGGAPTYREWKKTNSEGMYEFEVTKKVNVNSYCEIIAFESNLDDCRNIVHDDASQELKLKFTKPSPNDKRIVAFGNKRFAAPISFQPDHPLQNCAEHHSEEEHDKEEEGDPRHKHEEEHNEEGDAPQHQHEDEHEHEEAH from the exons ATGGAAAAGTATTCTAGTACCTTTGCCCTTGTTTCTGCCCTTTGCTTCTCGGCCCTCCTCGGTTTTGCTTGCTGTGAAAACCCAGATTCAATCTATGTTATTGGCCTCGTTTACTGTGACAACTGCCATGTCGGTTTTCCTACCACGTCTAGTAAGGTGATCGAAG GCGCAGAGGTACACCTGGAATGCAGCGACAATAAAGGCGGAGCACCAACATACAGGGAATGGAAGAAGACTAATTCTGAAGGAATGTATGAATTCGAAGTGACCAAGAAAGTAAATGTGAACAGCTACTGTGAAATCATTGCTTTCGAGAGCAACCTTGATGACTGCAGAAACATTGTCCACGATGACGCTAGCCAAGAGCTGAAGCTAAAATTCACCAAGCCTAGCCCGAATGATAAACGGATCGTTGCCTTCGGGAACAAGCGCTTTGCTGCCCCGATTTCCTTTCAACCCGATCACCCTCTTCAAAACTGCGCTGAGCACCACAGCGAAGAAGAACATGacaaggaggaggagggtgaTCCGCGGCACAAACATGAAGAAGAACATAATGAGGAGGGGGATGCTCCTCAGCATCAACATGAAGATGAACATGAACATGAGGAGGCccattaa